Genomic segment of Neoarius graeffei isolate fNeoGra1 chromosome 7, fNeoGra1.pri, whole genome shotgun sequence:
ACTACGAGTTCACATACTgtgaccaagcacacacacacattaaatatgagtttctttttttttattaacctttttttcaataataaacttaTAAATGTCATCATAAAATTCTTTATGTAAGAGTACATTTTTTATATTCATTTCTAattgtttatttctcatttttggaataattttatcatgaaagtttggatatttgatacaatctagaagcaggtgtttgacattttctttacACCGCAAGTTGTGGAGGTTCTTGTTTTAAAAAGAAATTGTGTATCACAAAGTAAACACTTTCCAAATCTAAGTCTTGTAATTatcctttgtttgtttctgtttttgtcaGAATATGTGTTGTAATATTTGGTTCAAGTTGTCAAGtcagtttgtatagcgcttttaacaataaacattgtcccaaagcagctttacagaatctgaatgagccaattttatccctaatctatccccaatgagcacgcctgtggcgacggtggcaaggaaaaaactccctcaggcgacatgaggaagaaacctcgagaggaaccagaatcaaaagggaacccatcctcatttgggcaacaacaggcagcatgactataacatcttatctcattatctctagccgttttaacctgttctacagggttgcaggcaagctggagcctatcccagctgactatgggcgaaaggcggggtacaccctggacaagtcgccaggtcatcacagggctgacacatagacacagacaaccattcacactcacattcacacctacggtcaatttagagtcaccagttaacctaacctgcatgtctgcatgaggaaacccacacggacacagggagaacatgcaaactccgcacagaaaggccctcgctggccacggggctcgaacccggaccttcttgctgtgaggcgacagcgctaaccactacaccaccgtgctgccctgactataacattaacagctttaacatgaagtcagtgtccttgatggaaacttgagtgcaaaactgttcatgacaagtgcagtcctaaagttagcaagtcaactgtagtcctcagccataaaagcattacagtaagtgtccagagcgtcctccaagtctgactttcaactgtccatatggggccgtcctcgacaggagtgatgcgatgcgatgtgatgagatgagatgagatgttggtagAAGCATGACATACCAGTTGGGGAATTTTCCCATAATAACATctttgatatctcatctcatctcattatctctagccgctttatcctgtcctacagggtcgcaggcaagctggagcctatcccagctgactacgggcgaaaggcggggtacaccctggacaagtcgccaggtcatcacagggctgacacgtagacacagacaaccattcacactcacattcacacctacggtcaatttagagtcaccagttaacctaacctgcatgtctttggactgtgggggaaaccggagcacccggaggaaacccacgcggacacggggagaacatgcaaactccgcacagaaaggccctcgccggccacggggctcgaacccggaccttcttgctgtgaggcgacagcgctaaccactacaccaccgtgctgccctgactataacattaacagctttaacatgaagtcagtgtcgttgatggaaacttgagtgcaaaactcttcatgacaagtgcagtcctaaagttagcaagtcaactgtagtcctcagccataaaagcgttacagtaagtgtccagagcgtcctccaagtctgactttcaactgtccatatggggccgtcctcgacAAGAGTGATGCGATGCgatgtgatgagatgagatgaggtgagatgttGGTAGAAGCATGACATACCAGTTAGGGAATTTTCCCATAATAACATCTTTGATATGTTTTCTGAGATCAGAAGTGTTAAAAGGGTAATGAATGTCATAAGTTTTATTTATTGATCTTTTGGCCAGTTTATCATTTCCTTTAATACCCACATGAGCTGGAATCCAACAAAACCCAACCCCACCACCCATAACCTACAGGTGGTACAGAAGACATAGGAAATCTAATAATCCTATGTCATGCTGAGCCTGAGGTGCTTCATGCAGCCTATAGACTGACTGGGACTGGGACTAGTGAATGCAGCACCAAAGCTGCGCGCGAGTGACGCATTGCAGGTACGAGTGCACCAATCAGGAGCCTCTTCTGCTCACTACACCGCGCTGTACTGCGCCCGGCGCATCACACAATAGCAGAATGTATAACTCCGCTGGGAACTAGTTCCTACTCCAAACGCGCACATGTGCTTAGGTTTTTTGGCTCATGGCTATAGTTTCGAGTAAGCGAAGTCACCTGGGGTTTATTTGGAATCTTAATGCACTATTACACTCCGAAATCGTCCGCGTTTGTGATCATCCTTTGTGCTCcagaaggaagtgtgttggcggaTGCAGCCAGAAAGGGGAGGAGTTTCAAAGCGACCATTAAAGGCGCGCCAGGCTCTCTTCTATTGCATCCTGTTTGTTTGCCAGCTGCTGGACTTGTTAGGACTACATTTCATTAAAACAGCACCATGGTAAGTCACAACCCCTGTATACTAACATTATACCATGCTGTTATGGAAAGCCAAGGAGTTATAGCTGTGGCTTTCAGATAGATACAATAGATACTTTATTTACAGGAATTGCTACATGTTGCGCTTCTGCTCTTTGTATTCTAGCTTCTTTGATATATAATATACTTCTTGTCCAGAATGTCtgctttttaatttaattttcggCTGCGGTACAGAACAGGCTGCCCTTCTGTCACCTGTCCAGGCTGCTAAAGCGGGTTGTGTGTAATGTATCGGGTGATTAATGATAGTTGCAGTGTAATGGGTTACAAAATGGCATCCTTAATCCTTGTAGCCTAATATTCTGGCCACTCAGCATCAGGGTTGACGCATTGGCTGGCGGTCTTGCTTGCTGTATGGAGCTTCTATGGGCTTTTTATTAATGATGAGCTTGGTTTTGAGGTCTCTGTAACATCTGGCAGGCGTGTATAGGTGTGAATAATGCACTAGTGGCTGGTGGAGCGCTACTGCGCAACTGGCTGCAGCAGACTGCGCTGCTTCCGGCGCGGGTCCGGTTTACGAACGCGTCACAAGGATCTGTTGTTCTGTGGGAGCCACTAagctgtagtaataataataataatacagtttaGTGGTTCCTACtgcgtgatgatgatgatgatgatgattttattGACTTGTGCCTTTTACATAAAAATGCTCAATAATAACAGGCTACAGTGCACTATAGCCTGTTATTAGCCTGATCCATTTTGATTGAGCCCCCAGTAATGTTGTGATCAGTCTAAAGTAGGTTTAAACATATTACttattcattttctttctttttctctcaggcCGACCAGCTGACAGAGGAGCAGATTGCCGGTAAGCGTTGCGCCGTTGTGCACGTGGCTGCCGCTTTTTGGATCTCTGTGCTTTTCCTCCCTTTCTGTCGTCCTCcacccgtgtctctctctctctctctctctctctctctgtctgtctgtctctgggtTGGATTTATGGTTTTCCCTTTTATGGCACCTAAAGCTGTGCCCGGAAAATGAATGGACATGTTTCTGCTGCATTGATAGCCGGCACCCTGTGAACACGCACAGAAAGGAGACTTTAGCATTTTAAACTCGAACCAAATCCTGAACATTGGACTGTTGGAGAGCAGATTGAGCAGCTAGGGTGTGTCCTTTTATGAGCCCTTCCATTTGGCTTCTCTGAAACTGGCTACTCCTCCTGTTTTTTGTCCATTTTGCGTTCCTCATCTCTGCTGAATAATGTGTGGACTCTTACAAGAGCTGTGTATCAAGTTGGAAGACTTTTTTTGCAAGCATTTGGTGTTTTAGGAAATGGCGCGTCAGGCATTTTGTTCATGATTTGGCTGTATCGGTATCCGTGCCTTTGTCACCCTAGCCGTGGGCAAAATACTAATTTGAATATTTGGGCTGCTCTCCGTGGCTTTTAAGGATTCCTCTAATCCGAGCCACTGATGGGGACTGAAGTACAGGCACAGTGGAAAATCTAAACCCAAATAGCATCATTTGGGTCACAGTGGTCTGTCTCCATAGTGATTTGTGAAGTCAGGGTGTGTTGCCTGTTGAGACATGGGCACAAATGTTGGCGCGAGTCCATGGAGATGCTGAGGTCACAGCTGTTTCCATGTTTAGTAAGGAtgggggaggagaactggggaccTGTGAAGTCACAAAACACTATCTTGTCAGTTCAGTGAAGTCAAGTTCTGGGTTTGTATGGTCCAAGGGTCAATGTCTTGTCACTACAGGAACAGTGAGGTCATGTTGAATCCTTATAGAACCAGGGTTTGTGCTGTACAGAGGAATGAAGTGATGTTTGGTTTGGGACTACTAATGAAGGCTGTCTAAAACTGTAAGTCAGTTTAGGTAAGAACGTGCCACAGTGGAGTTGCTCTTCAGATCTGCTCTGAGCTGTTGAAGCTTGTTGCTGTATGTCAGGTTGGGAGGGAGACTTTCATCATAAGACAATCAGTAGTCTGCATTAGTTACACAAATGGCTTGGCAGTAATGGCTGCTTGTTGCATAATGCTGTTTTTGTGCAGGAGCTCTTCATAAGAGGCAGACTTGTTAGTGTCATTATTTTCCAGTGTTGGATTTTGTTCCCCCCCACCAAAGGCaccaaaagtgtgtgtgtacactacaTGTTGGAACTGGGATTGGAGGTTCTGGTTATCTTAATGCTGAAAAGCTGCCTTATGCCATGGTTTGTGTTTCAAGCTGTGACTTTGCATTCAGCTCCATTAGCTTTCTCTGCTCCTGTTACTACTTGCTGTATTTGTCTGGTGTCTGTGTACTGTCTGACTCCTTCAACCTGCCTAAATATTCTTTTGGATTAATGCGCAAGAACTATAAACTAAGCCACTGATTGGAGACCTGGAGCACTCAGTGTGTTGCACTGGGATTTGGATGAGGACTACAGTCAAGTGTTTTGGCATGTTTTACCACCAGATAAATACTCTCTCTAATGGAATGTATTTATTTTGCCCTGGCCATTTTTGGCTACTTGAGTGTAGTCAGGTGCAAGTTGGCTGATGAACCTGGCTTAACTCTGCACTATATATGTTTGAGTTTagatttgttgggtttttttttcctgtccttTATCTGCAGAGTTCAAAGAGGCATTCTCACTCTTTGACAAGGATGGAGATGGCACTATTACGACCAAAGAGTTGGGTACAGTCATGCGCTCTCTTGGCCAGAACCCAACAGAGGCTGAGCTGCAGGATATGATCAATGAAGTGGACGCTGATGGTAAGTTGTTTACACACACCGTGCATGTGTGCACAGTTATCTGAGCCAAAAGCACTTGCAGTTTTTACAGCTGCTCCTCCTCTTCATAGGAAATGGGACGATAGACTTCCCAGAGTTTCTGACAATGATGGCAAGGAAGATGAAGGACACAGACAGTGAGGAGGAGATCAGAGAAGCGTTCCGTGTCTTTGATAAGGTAAGGTTTTATCCTGGCAGCAAAACAAGCAATCAAGACTAGTTAATCACCCAAGTGCTGCCTGTGACCCAAAATTCTCCATTTTAGGACGGAAACGGGTACATTAGTGCTGCTGAGCTGCGTCATGTGATGACAAACCTGGGAGAGAAGCTGACTGATGAGGAGGTTGATGAGATGATCAGAGAAGCAGACATTGATGGAGATGGACAGGTGAACTATGAAGGTGAGTCTGGGGAATGGAGGCTTTCTGTCGAAGCCACTTGATTACCTCCTAGCTGACTCACTTGGAGGGACCACATGTCTTTTTATATAACTTAACAaaatctctctatctgtctccacAGAATTTGTACAGATGATGACGGCAAAGTGAAAGCCCTGTACAGATTCTCAttcattttctctttctttcttataaataatttgccttttttttttttttgtttaatttaatCTGTAAAACGTTAAGTCCCCCTCTTCCTCCTGGCTGTCCAAAGGAGCTGCATGTAAACTGCATAGGATCTAACTCCTCATGTCCCTTTCTTTTGCTGTCATCGTGTTTTTTGGAGTGACGGTGCGGTTACACGATCAGGTGCTTGTTGCGGCGATATGGGGGTGGTGGCGCGCAAAACCCTGCACGTCACATCTGTCTGCCCCCCCCACCCGATGCGTAGCAAGAGCGGAGACCTGTCAACtggcttgccacttggcaacagtGTTGACAGGGCAACAATGTAGAGGAGTAACTCTGCATGGACTATGGACaaagtatataatatatatatgaaATTTATCAGCATTGCACTactgcaaaaggaaaaaaaaaaagacacgggT
This window contains:
- the calm2a gene encoding calmodulin 2a (phosphorylase kinase, delta) is translated as MADQLTEEQIAEFKEAFSLFDKDGDGTITTKELGTVMRSLGQNPTEAELQDMINEVDADGNGTIDFPEFLTMMARKMKDTDSEEEIREAFRVFDKDGNGYISAAELRHVMTNLGEKLTDEEVDEMIREADIDGDGQVNYEEFVQMMTAK